The nucleotide sequence GCCTTAGGGGGTCGGACCCGTTCGCAGGATTCGGCTGGAGAGGTCGAGAGGTTCAGGATGCAAGGGCAAGATGATCGTAAAGCGGCTTCCCTTTCCGACCTCACTTTCGACGGTGATCGTTCCTCCGTAGGAGGTGACAATGCGTTTGCACGTGGCAAGACCGAGGCCGGTGCCGCGCTTTTTCGTGGTGAAGAAGGGGCGGAAAATCTTCTCCCGATTTTCCGGCGGGATGCCTTCGCCAGTGTCGGAGATAGAAATCGAGACGGCCTCACCGGTTTGACTCCCACGAGCGGGCACGCGAGCAGTTTCGGTCACAATCCGACCCTCATCCTTGATCGCATGAATGGCGTTGATCAGAAGGTTGAGCAAAACCTTCTGGATCTCATCGGGATCGAGAGTAATCGGCGGCAGGTCAGGAGCAGGATGAAATTCAAAGGTGATTCGATCGGTCGGAGCTTGCATCTGGACGGTGGTCAGGACGCGCTCGATGAGGGCGTTCAGATCGGTTGGCGTGCGATGGGCCGGACGCGGACGGGCGTATTCGAGCAGGTCGCCGATGATGCGATCAATGCGCAGCGTTTCTTCCAGGACATGATTGAGAATTCTGCGGCTGGGATGATCTTCCGGCAGTCCATCGCGCACGATCTCGATTGCGCCTTTGATTCCGGCCAGAGGATTTTTCACCTCGTGGGCCAGGCCGGCGGCCAGCTCGCCGATCAGGGCCAACTGTTCGGCGCGAGCAATGCGCCGCTCCAGAGCCACCTGCTCGGTGATGTCCGAGACCACATGAACCGAGCCGTAGGCGCGTCCTTGATCATCCACGAGCGGATCAACGGTAATGCGCAGGATTTGGCCGTTGGGGCGCTCGATGACTTCGGTCACTTGATGGGGCGGACAATTGAGCGCGCGGAGATCGGCGCAATCGGGCAGCGGCTGGTCCCGATTGAGCATGACCAGACAGCAGGGTTTCCCGATGAGCTGTTCCGGGGGAAGATCCAGAATGCGCGTGAGGGCGCGATTAACCTTGGCCAGCCGCAGATCGGCCGTATGAACCGAGATGCCATCGCTGATGGCATTGAAGGTGCTCTCCCACAGTTGACGGGCGCGCAGGTTTTCTTCGAACAGGCGAGCGTTCTCGATGGCCATGCCCAGTTGATCGCCGATGGCCTGGAGCAGATCAATATCCGCCGGAAGTTCCTGATCGGGATCGCGGGTGGCCGTCGTCAGCACGCCGATACAGGTTCCCCCGGCCATGAGAGGAACGCAGGCCAGAGCATGCACGCCCGCCTCTCGAACAACCTGACGGGTGATGCGAGGATCGCTCGCGGCATCCCGCAGGACCACCGGTGTCGTGGTGGCGAAGACGTAGCCGGCCACCCCTTCGCCGGGAGTCATGCGATCAATCCCCTGAATGAGATCGGGAGGCATTCCCCGAGCGGCTCGGACGCGCAGCACGCCCTCATCGGAATCAAACAGCATGATGTGGGCGAAGTCGGTATGAAACAGGCGCATGACGGTATCGAGAATCTCATCGAGCAACGGCCCCAGCTCACGCGCATGACTGAGCGCCGTGGCGATCGAGCTCAGCGCCATGAGCTTCTGAACAGCCGCCGGGGTGTCCGCGTCGGCCGGCAGCGTCGGCGTCCGAACGCTGACGGCCCGGGAATCTTTGTGACGGCTCGCCATAACCTCGCCCTGCGCATCAGGACGAACAATCTTAGCGTCAAAGGATAACCCGAGTCAATTTTGATGAGGAAAGACAATGGCCAAGCATAAGATACTGATTGTGGACGATGAAGACCTCCTCCGCTGGTCGCTCCGCACCAAGCTGGAGCAATGGGGATATGAGGTCATCGAAGCTGAAACGGCTCTTCAGGCCCTCGAACGCTTCGAGGAGGAAGCGCCGCATCTGACGATCCTCGACATTCGGCTGCCCGACGGCTCCGGAATTGATGTCCTCAAGAAGATCAAGGAGCAGGACCCCAATGCCGTCGTCATCATGATTACGGCCAATACGACCGTGGATAATGCCGTGGCGGCCTTGCGCCTGGGAGCGTTCGATTTCATCTGCAAGCCGATCAATTACGATGAGCTGGAAGCCGCCGTCCGCAATGGGCTGGAGACGAGTCACCTGCGCGATACGCTCCATCGCGTCCAATCCTATCAGAAGAAGCGTTTCAGCTTCGACATGATCGTGGGGAATTCCCCGAAGATGCGCGAGCTACTGGAAGTGGTCAAGCGGGTGGCCGAAAGCGAAGCCTCCTGCGTGGTGCTTCAGGGGGAATCGGGCGTGGGCAAGGATCTCATCGCCAAAGCGATTCACTATCAAAGTCGCCGTGCCGACTATCCCTACATCGCCGTCAATTGCGCGGCCATCCCCGAGACGCTCATGGAAACCGAACTCTTCGGCCATGAGAAAGGCGCGTTCACCGATGCCCGCGCCCAGAAGAAGGGCGTC is from Blastocatellia bacterium and encodes:
- a CDS encoding ATP-binding protein; the protein is MASRHKDSRAVSVRTPTLPADADTPAAVQKLMALSSIATALSHARELGPLLDEILDTVMRLFHTDFAHIMLFDSDEGVLRVRAARGMPPDLIQGIDRMTPGEGVAGYVFATTTPVVLRDAASDPRITRQVVREAGVHALACVPLMAGGTCIGVLTTATRDPDQELPADIDLLQAIGDQLGMAIENARLFEENLRARQLWESTFNAISDGISVHTADLRLAKVNRALTRILDLPPEQLIGKPCCLVMLNRDQPLPDCADLRALNCPPHQVTEVIERPNGQILRITVDPLVDDQGRAYGSVHVVSDITEQVALERRIARAEQLALIGELAAGLAHEVKNPLAGIKGAIEIVRDGLPEDHPSRRILNHVLEETLRIDRIIGDLLEYARPRPAHRTPTDLNALIERVLTTVQMQAPTDRITFEFHPAPDLPPITLDPDEIQKVLLNLLINAIHAIKDEGRIVTETARVPARGSQTGEAVSISISDTGEGIPPENREKIFRPFFTTKKRGTGLGLATCKRIVTSYGGTITVESEVGKGSRFTIILPLHPEPLDLSSRILRTGPTP